One window of Vitis riparia cultivar Riparia Gloire de Montpellier isolate 1030 chromosome 5, EGFV_Vit.rip_1.0, whole genome shotgun sequence genomic DNA carries:
- the LOC117914076 gene encoding receptor-like cytosolic serine/threonine-protein kinase RBK2 isoform X1 — translation MHCLIVEDCWERNENWNNTSVGSGNIGGENAEGKVHPVADGEHISSLSVSVSAEDSATLNMEEKKEGPSPRGVLEGCLRSVESETASSKASTSDSETPSNTRSASNWHRFSQLFKKGSAMGLQTLPSLGIRKLSRSKSRRARGSMIPALYPSLDAGLCLMKPSWKAFSLSELETATDNFSHKNLIGEGGYAEVYKGQLQDGQFVAIKRIIRGTPEEMTVDFLSELGIIVHIDHPNTAKLVGYGVEGGMHLVLYLSPHGSLASLLYSPEKKLEWEIRYKIALGTAEGLGYLHEGGQRRIIHRDIKASNILLKEDFEPQISDFGLAKWLPEQCTHHIVSGFEGTFGYLPPEYFLHGIVDEKTDVYAYGVLLLELITGRPALDSSQKSLVMWAKPLLINNSIDELVDPRLADAYDSEQMNIVATVSSLCLHQSSVQRPRMNQVVQVLKGREDISTLGKRYQKPILQRTYSEELLDAEEYNSTKHLNDLSRHMEILLEI, via the exons ATgcattgtttgattgttgagGATTGttgggaaagaaatgaaaattggaataaTACCAG TGTGGGTTCCGGCAACATTGGGGGAGAAAATGCGGAAGGGAAGGTTCATCCTGTTGCAGACGGAGAACACATTTCCAGTCTCTCTGTCTCGGTTTCGGCTGAAG ACTCAGCAACTCTAAATATGGAGGAGAAAAAGGAGGGGCCTTCTCCAAGAGGAGTTCTTGAGGGCTGCTTAAGAAGTGTAGAATCTGAAACAGCTTCTTCCAAGGCCAGTACTTCAGACTCAGAAACTCCCTCGAATACAAGATCTGCTTCTAACTGGCATAGATTCTCCCagttatttaaaaaaggatCTGCAATGGGCTTGCAAACCTTACCTTCCCTAGGTATCCGGAAGCTCTCAAGAAGTAAAAGCAGAAGGGCAAGAGGAAGCATGATTCCAGCACTGTATCCCTCTTTAGATGCTGGATTATGCTTAATGAAACCTTCATGGAAAGCTTTCTCGTTATCAGAGCTTGAAACTGCAACTGACAATTTCAGCCATA AGAATTTAATTGGAGAAGGAGGATATGCTGAAGTTTACAAGGGACAATTGCAAGATGGGCAGTTTGTTGCGATCAAGCGTATTATCAGAGGAACCCCAGAAGAGATGACAGTAGACTTCTTATCCGAGCTCGGGATTATAGTCCATATCGACCATCCCAATACAGCTAAATTAGTTGGTTATGGTGTTGAAGGCGGAATGCACCTTGTTCTTTATTTGTCTCCTCATGGGAGCTTAGCTTCCCTCCTATACA GCCCAGAGAAGAAGCTAGAATGGGAAATCAGATACAAGATTGCTTTAGGGACAGCTGAGGGCCTTGGTTATCTTCATGAGGGGGGCCAAAGAAGAATCATCCACAGAGATATAAAGGCTTCTAATATTTTGCTTAAAGAGGATTTTGAGCCTCAG ATTTCTGATTTTGGGCTTGCAAAGTGGCTACCTGAGCAGTGTACTCACCATATCGTATCAGGATTTGAAGGCACTTTTGG CTACCTTCCTCCTGAGTACTTCTTGCATGGTATAGTCGATGAAAAGACAGATGTATATGCCTATGGAGTGCTACTATTAGAGCTCATCACCGGACGCCCAGCTCTGGATAGCTCACAGAAAAGCCTTGTGATGTGG GCCAAACCTTTGCTTATTAACAATAGTATTGATGAGCTTGTTGATCCAAGGCTTGCTGATGCTTACGACTCAGAACAGATGAACATTGTGGCTACAGTCTCTAGTTTGTGCCTTCATCAGTCTTCTGTTCAACGACCTCGAATGAACCAG GTGGTGCAGGTTCTAAAAGGTAGAGAAGACATTTCCACCCTTGGAAAGCGATACCAAAAGCCTATTCTCCAAAGGACATATTCTGAGGAGCTCCTTGATGCTGAAGAATACAACTCAACAAAGCACTTGAACGATCTGAGTAGGCATATGGAGATTCTTTTGGAGATCTAA
- the LOC117914076 gene encoding receptor-like cytosolic serine/threonine-protein kinase RBK2 isoform X3, with amino-acid sequence MEDVREPSASPCVGSGNIGGENAEGKVHPVADGEHISSLSVSVSAEDSATLNMEEKKEGPSPRGVLEGCLRSVESETASSKASTSDSETPSNTRSASNWHRFSQLFKKGSAMGLQTLPSLGIRKLSRSKSRRARGSMIPALYPSLDAGLCLMKPSWKAFSLSELETATDNFSHKNLIGEGGYAEVYKGQLQDGQFVAIKRIIRGTPEEMTVDFLSELGIIVHIDHPNTAKLVGYGVEGGMHLVLYLSPHGSLASLLYSPEKKLEWEIRYKIALGTAEGLGYLHEGGQRRIIHRDIKASNILLKEDFEPQISDFGLAKWLPEQCTHHIVSGFEGTFGYLPPEYFLHGIVDEKTDVYAYGVLLLELITGRPALDSSQKSLVMWAKPLLINNSIDELVDPRLADAYDSEQMNIVATVSSLCLHQSSVQRPRMNQVVQVLKGREDISTLGKRYQKPILQRTYSEELLDAEEYNSTKHLNDLSRHMEILLEI; translated from the exons ATGGAAGATGTCCGAGAACCTTCAGCTTCTCCTtg TGTGGGTTCCGGCAACATTGGGGGAGAAAATGCGGAAGGGAAGGTTCATCCTGTTGCAGACGGAGAACACATTTCCAGTCTCTCTGTCTCGGTTTCGGCTGAAG ACTCAGCAACTCTAAATATGGAGGAGAAAAAGGAGGGGCCTTCTCCAAGAGGAGTTCTTGAGGGCTGCTTAAGAAGTGTAGAATCTGAAACAGCTTCTTCCAAGGCCAGTACTTCAGACTCAGAAACTCCCTCGAATACAAGATCTGCTTCTAACTGGCATAGATTCTCCCagttatttaaaaaaggatCTGCAATGGGCTTGCAAACCTTACCTTCCCTAGGTATCCGGAAGCTCTCAAGAAGTAAAAGCAGAAGGGCAAGAGGAAGCATGATTCCAGCACTGTATCCCTCTTTAGATGCTGGATTATGCTTAATGAAACCTTCATGGAAAGCTTTCTCGTTATCAGAGCTTGAAACTGCAACTGACAATTTCAGCCATA AGAATTTAATTGGAGAAGGAGGATATGCTGAAGTTTACAAGGGACAATTGCAAGATGGGCAGTTTGTTGCGATCAAGCGTATTATCAGAGGAACCCCAGAAGAGATGACAGTAGACTTCTTATCCGAGCTCGGGATTATAGTCCATATCGACCATCCCAATACAGCTAAATTAGTTGGTTATGGTGTTGAAGGCGGAATGCACCTTGTTCTTTATTTGTCTCCTCATGGGAGCTTAGCTTCCCTCCTATACA GCCCAGAGAAGAAGCTAGAATGGGAAATCAGATACAAGATTGCTTTAGGGACAGCTGAGGGCCTTGGTTATCTTCATGAGGGGGGCCAAAGAAGAATCATCCACAGAGATATAAAGGCTTCTAATATTTTGCTTAAAGAGGATTTTGAGCCTCAG ATTTCTGATTTTGGGCTTGCAAAGTGGCTACCTGAGCAGTGTACTCACCATATCGTATCAGGATTTGAAGGCACTTTTGG CTACCTTCCTCCTGAGTACTTCTTGCATGGTATAGTCGATGAAAAGACAGATGTATATGCCTATGGAGTGCTACTATTAGAGCTCATCACCGGACGCCCAGCTCTGGATAGCTCACAGAAAAGCCTTGTGATGTGG GCCAAACCTTTGCTTATTAACAATAGTATTGATGAGCTTGTTGATCCAAGGCTTGCTGATGCTTACGACTCAGAACAGATGAACATTGTGGCTACAGTCTCTAGTTTGTGCCTTCATCAGTCTTCTGTTCAACGACCTCGAATGAACCAG GTGGTGCAGGTTCTAAAAGGTAGAGAAGACATTTCCACCCTTGGAAAGCGATACCAAAAGCCTATTCTCCAAAGGACATATTCTGAGGAGCTCCTTGATGCTGAAGAATACAACTCAACAAAGCACTTGAACGATCTGAGTAGGCATATGGAGATTCTTTTGGAGATCTAA
- the LOC117914076 gene encoding receptor-like cytosolic serine/threonine-protein kinase RBK2 isoform X2 produces MHCLIVEDCWERNENWNNTSVGSGNIGGENAEGKVHPVADGEHISSLSVSVSAEATLNMEEKKEGPSPRGVLEGCLRSVESETASSKASTSDSETPSNTRSASNWHRFSQLFKKGSAMGLQTLPSLGIRKLSRSKSRRARGSMIPALYPSLDAGLCLMKPSWKAFSLSELETATDNFSHKNLIGEGGYAEVYKGQLQDGQFVAIKRIIRGTPEEMTVDFLSELGIIVHIDHPNTAKLVGYGVEGGMHLVLYLSPHGSLASLLYSPEKKLEWEIRYKIALGTAEGLGYLHEGGQRRIIHRDIKASNILLKEDFEPQISDFGLAKWLPEQCTHHIVSGFEGTFGYLPPEYFLHGIVDEKTDVYAYGVLLLELITGRPALDSSQKSLVMWAKPLLINNSIDELVDPRLADAYDSEQMNIVATVSSLCLHQSSVQRPRMNQVVQVLKGREDISTLGKRYQKPILQRTYSEELLDAEEYNSTKHLNDLSRHMEILLEI; encoded by the exons ATgcattgtttgattgttgagGATTGttgggaaagaaatgaaaattggaataaTACCAG TGTGGGTTCCGGCAACATTGGGGGAGAAAATGCGGAAGGGAAGGTTCATCCTGTTGCAGACGGAGAACACATTTCCAGTCTCTCTGTCTCGGTTTCGGCTGAAG CAACTCTAAATATGGAGGAGAAAAAGGAGGGGCCTTCTCCAAGAGGAGTTCTTGAGGGCTGCTTAAGAAGTGTAGAATCTGAAACAGCTTCTTCCAAGGCCAGTACTTCAGACTCAGAAACTCCCTCGAATACAAGATCTGCTTCTAACTGGCATAGATTCTCCCagttatttaaaaaaggatCTGCAATGGGCTTGCAAACCTTACCTTCCCTAGGTATCCGGAAGCTCTCAAGAAGTAAAAGCAGAAGGGCAAGAGGAAGCATGATTCCAGCACTGTATCCCTCTTTAGATGCTGGATTATGCTTAATGAAACCTTCATGGAAAGCTTTCTCGTTATCAGAGCTTGAAACTGCAACTGACAATTTCAGCCATA AGAATTTAATTGGAGAAGGAGGATATGCTGAAGTTTACAAGGGACAATTGCAAGATGGGCAGTTTGTTGCGATCAAGCGTATTATCAGAGGAACCCCAGAAGAGATGACAGTAGACTTCTTATCCGAGCTCGGGATTATAGTCCATATCGACCATCCCAATACAGCTAAATTAGTTGGTTATGGTGTTGAAGGCGGAATGCACCTTGTTCTTTATTTGTCTCCTCATGGGAGCTTAGCTTCCCTCCTATACA GCCCAGAGAAGAAGCTAGAATGGGAAATCAGATACAAGATTGCTTTAGGGACAGCTGAGGGCCTTGGTTATCTTCATGAGGGGGGCCAAAGAAGAATCATCCACAGAGATATAAAGGCTTCTAATATTTTGCTTAAAGAGGATTTTGAGCCTCAG ATTTCTGATTTTGGGCTTGCAAAGTGGCTACCTGAGCAGTGTACTCACCATATCGTATCAGGATTTGAAGGCACTTTTGG CTACCTTCCTCCTGAGTACTTCTTGCATGGTATAGTCGATGAAAAGACAGATGTATATGCCTATGGAGTGCTACTATTAGAGCTCATCACCGGACGCCCAGCTCTGGATAGCTCACAGAAAAGCCTTGTGATGTGG GCCAAACCTTTGCTTATTAACAATAGTATTGATGAGCTTGTTGATCCAAGGCTTGCTGATGCTTACGACTCAGAACAGATGAACATTGTGGCTACAGTCTCTAGTTTGTGCCTTCATCAGTCTTCTGTTCAACGACCTCGAATGAACCAG GTGGTGCAGGTTCTAAAAGGTAGAGAAGACATTTCCACCCTTGGAAAGCGATACCAAAAGCCTATTCTCCAAAGGACATATTCTGAGGAGCTCCTTGATGCTGAAGAATACAACTCAACAAAGCACTTGAACGATCTGAGTAGGCATATGGAGATTCTTTTGGAGATCTAA